The genomic region GGTGGTTAGTTGGGTGTTAGTTAGGACAGGTTCAGGCTAGTTGTAACTGTGTTATGGACGAGGGATCTGGTTTTAATCTGCCTTGTCTAGTTGGACCACCTGAAAGGAGCTAGGTTTATAGTCATTATCTGACAGGCTATGATGTTCCAATGTCCATACTAGTGATCATTCTAAGTAGGATGCTAGTGTAGATTTTGGATGAGAGCCTTGGGCTGTGTCTCACATGGCACCCTTTTCATtacatagagcactacttttagataaaagtagtgcactatatagggaatagggtgacattttgaACACAGCCTAGTTTATAAGCTGTGATATAGTCTAATGTCACCCCCCCCCCCCGGTACCACCACAGATCAATGCGCTCCACAAGCCGGCGTTTGAGTACCCCAAGGACCTGAAGGCCAGCGCGGGTCGTCTGAGGGTGGGATATGTCAGCTCTGACTTCGGGAACCACCCCACCTCCCACCTCATGCAGTCCATCCCCGGCATGCACAACTCTGAGCAGTTTGAGGTGAGGGTTTCGTTCTGTTGTGACTCATTACCACTAGAGATGATATCAGACAGACTGGCAACAACCAATGATTTAGAATGAACTGATGTGTTTGCATACCTGGATTTGATTGGCATTTGAACAAATGTTATTCTCAATGTGACTTAACTAAATAAATAATGGATAAATTAAATTGAGGTGTTATAGTGACCAAACAGTATATTTacattttgtttaaaaaaaaatcaaatcaaaaagccATACTGGCCGTGCAGCTGTTCTAACAGTTGGTTGTAACATGTCTGGTGGTTGTTCTAACAGTTGGTTGTAACATGTCTGGTGGTTCCTCTCCCCAGGTGTTCTGCTATGCCCTGAGCCCAGATGACAACACCAACTTCAGGGTTAAGGTGGTGGCCGAGGCCCATCACTTCACTGACCTGTCACAGGTGAGTTAACGCAGATAGACAACTCAATGTAAGTACTTTAGTAGTagtttccctttctctctctgcactGTAGAGCCACTGAAGCCACATTCAGCACTTAAGAGTacttcctctccctccatctccactcctcctgtctctctcctctgtcagctCCCGTGTAACGGTAAGGCAGCAGACAGGATCCATCAGGATGGACTCCACATCCTGGTCAATATGAACGGCTACACCAAAGGAGCCCGCAACGAGCTGTTTGCCCTGCGCCCCGCTCCCATCCAGGTGAGATAATTAGGCTTTATTTGGCCATGTTAGTTTCTATAAATTTTACCTCCTGAGAAAATTGATTGTTTGGCATCCGAAGGTTTGTATCCAGAGGGACAGGACTGATAGTGACTGGCCACTGGTTTGTCAAGAATAACTGTTTTGTCATAGTCAGTGCTAAGTGAAACTTCTGTGTCCCCTCTTTAATGGCTGGGGTACCAGGGGTACAGGGGTGTGGTGCTGCTGGAGAGGCGCTCCCTCACCTTTTTTAAATTTTGAGCATACATGACGCTGGTAAAAAAATATTTCAGAAAAATTATATTAAATGACCACAAATTCCATGACAATTATAGAATGACAAATTCAataaatatgtaggctatagcagccTATAGGTAGGGAAATGGTGGTTTATTCTGGCTGTCTATCTGGCGGTGGcgagtgatttttttttttattttaggcgTGTGTGCAGAGGCACGTCGGTCGGAGGCTTGACCACTTTGAGCGGGTCAAATCTGAGGTGATAAGAACAGCCACAGACAGAACTCTACTAAAACGGTTGTCCTCAAAACAGTTTCACTTGGGGCTCATGTACGACACACTTTAACGCTCCCTGCTGTCCGAGTGCTTAGCTTACAAAAACGCAACACTTCTATTGCGTATGCAGACGAACTGATCCACTGCATGAATCTTGTCATCCCACCAACGCGATTATAGGATCCAAATTCACTGCGTGTCTGCATTGATGTTCATAAAACACCACGGACCCCCCCCCTCTGCGGTGGAACCCAGAACGATATGTGACCACTTGGTTACGGTgttgtcctttcagcaccacgatTCGAAGGGCGCTCAAATCGCTACAAATAACCCTAGTCAGGATTTACCTACGCCTAATATTCCTCCTTATCACTTATTATAGCCCAACCGATATGGATTTTTTGGGTCTGATACAGATTccgatttttttgggggggggcaatTTACCGATACGATACAGTGCCTTAGGGAAAgtagaccccttgactctttccacattttattacgttagactcattttttttttttttttttttgcaatatacacacacaataccccataatgacagtggaAACAGTTTTTCAGAAATTTTTGCACGTGTATTTAAAAACaagtattcactccctttgctatgagacttgaaattgagttcCGGTgtatcctatttccattgatcatccttgatctttctacaacttgattggagtccacctgtggtaaattcaattgattggacatgatttgtaaaggcacacacctgtctatataaggtcctacagttgacagtgcatgtcagagcaagaaccaacCCAAGGGGTCGAAggtattgtccgtagaactccgagacaggattgtggccaaactgagtaatctggggagaagggccttggtcagggaggtgaccaagaacccgatggtcactctgacagagctccagagttcctctgtggagatgggagaaccttccagaaggacaaccatctctgcagcactccaccaatcaggcctttatggtagtggccagacggaagccactcctgtaaaaggcacatgacagcccgcttggagtttgccaaaaggcacctaaattactctcagaccatgagaaacaaggttctctggtctgacgaaaccaagattgaactctttggcctggatgccaagcgtcacatctggaggaaacctggcaccatccctacggtgaagcatggtggtggcagcatcatgctgtggggatgtttttcagcagcagggactgggagactagtcaggatctagggaaagatgaacggagcaaagtacagagatccttgataaacttgctccagagcactcaggatctcagactggggcgaaggttcaccttccaacagtacaacaaccctaagcacacagccaatacaatgcaggagtggattcggaacaagtctctgaatgtccttgagtggcccagccagagtccaaaCTTGaaaccaatcgaacatctctggagagagctgaaaatagctatgcagcaacgctccccatccaacctgacagagcttgagaggatctgcagagaagaatgggagaaactctccaaatgcaggtgtgccaagcttgtagcgtcatgcccaagacttgatgctgtattcgctgccaaaggggcttcaaagtactaagtaaagggtctgaatacttatgtaactgaaatatttcagtttgttatttttaataaattagcaacacattctaaacctgtttttgctttgtcattatggggtgttgtgtgtagattgaggggggacatttaaaaatatatatatatttttagaatgaggttgtaacgtaagaaaatgtggaaaaagtcaaagggtctgaatactttcttttttttttgtatattttaCAGCGAGGAAATGGAAAAGTGACCTTCTTCCACACGGTTCTCATAAATTACTATCCAAATTCCCAATTGTCAAAAACACGCTTCAAATGTTGAAATCTTACAATGTGACAATTTTAATTCATCTGTTATCGGTGGAATTATCCTTCGGTAAAAAGCCAATATCAGCCGCCGATAATATATCAGTTGGGCTCTGCTTTATGATTATTATTAGAAATAGAAGATTGTCACTTCTCACAAACGGTGCTTGTTTAGTAGGcctaaagttagatcaaagctgaatcaatgtctcgcAAGATCGCATAATGATTCATTTGTATCTTACATAGCCTAACAGAACCGAAATAAAGTCACTGTAGCATATTAGGCCTATAATGTTACACTAAACACCTGTCATTTCTTATCCGACGCTGAAtagtccaaaaaatatataatcctcATGCAGCCAAAACTCGATAGCGTGCGCTACTGACAGAACAGTGAATTAGATGTTTCGCTGGATGTTTCAATCTGAAGCGTCTGCTTGGCATTtccactcaccaccaaatatggtaaTGAGGAAGCCCAGTGGGAAAAGATGATTTTTTTTACCTACATTCTGCCAAAAAAAATGTTTGTTGATTTTCTCAATATATTTCTCTGTTTCCAAAACGAGAATCTTTAACAGAGTGGAGAGTAAGTTTTGTAACGTTTACCCTTtttgctaatgttttgtacaccgtGTGCCTTGAAACAAAAATATGCTTACAAGAAAGTCTAATAGTTTAACACCATCTGCTTTAATTTGCTCACGAAACAACAGTAATTCAAAAAGATTTAACTGCATATTCCCATGAATgtgattgagatcaaatgattgGCAGGCATGCAGTTAAAATGTGAAGAATTATCATCCACGATTGACTGTGATGGCATATTTGGAAATTaggtatgcctaacttggtgttttTGAGGGTATTAAAAATGTTCTTGAGACGATATGTTTGGTCATAGGCCTATTCTACAGtgatattcaataggctacatctgtcGGTACAAACTTTGAGAAATTATGACGTCATAAATAGTGTGTGTGCTCTCTCACCTAAACCACTGCCGGGTGTAATTTAATGTCCAAATAAAGTTCACACTGCCGACTTATCTCTCCTGCTCAGTGTATGTGGTTGGGCTACCCGGGGACCAGCGGAGCTCCCTTCATGGACTACATCGTGTCAGACAAGGAGACGTCCCCCATCGAGGTGGCAGAGCAGTACTCTGAGAAACTAGCCTACATGCCACACACCTTCTTCATTGGAGACCACGCGAACATGTTCCCCCACCTCAAGGTGAGATTCCTGTTTATCCAGTAAACAAAAGTTTGTTGACGTGTGGCTTGATTGAACCATATTATGCAGTGATTGGTTGAAATTGCAAGCCCTTTTCTTGTTCTGCGGTAATGGGTCAGTTTTTTGCAGTTGAATGTTTTGTGCGAAAAATCTAACACCACCATACAAATCCATCATTTTTTAAACTAGAGATCTGTTTTTTTtaattggatgcgtctcaatccaccgcatccacctaTGTCTCACTACCGCGTCTGCGATGGAAGGTGACAgcgctagagcggtgtttgtcagaccatgagacatcccaaaaatcggtcttctcacaaaatcgtctgtagcatccgaacagtttgggctgcacactaatatgacccctttGTGGTGAAACTCTCACGAACGcatacatgtcggttgttttgctctaggacgcccaagggcctcacaagactcgtctgaaggtcccccggtatcagttgaaaaaattaatggaattaTATATGGAgaatgtttagtgccaaaaataaggggttaaatacatgtaaaaactAAAACAAATGTTCTGTTCCATGTAgggaatatgttattcaatgagCTTGTATGGATTAatggcagtaaggccaaatacattatttagatttttttttaatattTGATGCTTCAATGGgtgttaaaattctaaatcaaatggcGAATCGATCCTTGGTATGactttcttaaaacaattccatatagcatAGTAGAACCCCCTCCCTCGGCTGAGACTGTTTAGTGTCTCCAAAtaagaagtaaaaaaaaaagtttcctgatcttctctcagatataggacacacttcagaacaaacttcctttagattttttttttgggggggcgatCTGTTTAGCTCCCCCTTGTGTGCTATGCCGGGAATACTGTAAATCCTGGGCTGAGAGAGGGACGGTATGAACATCTGGATACTGCCCATCCTAGCTGCTATTTGTATAGAAAGCAGTTCTCCAGAAACTCCTATACTACCTCACTTCTTGATTGGAAATCCAGACACACTCGCTCTCAAGACTTGCTGGTTCTAGAGGGTTCTCGGGTCTCCACAGAGTCCAGGAAGATTGCCTTTAGTTATTGTGACCCTAGCGCATGGAATGACCTGCAGGCCACTTTGAGGCTTGACTCTGGTCTCAGATGAGGAACGTGGCGAAGGAGAACTGCACTTGTTTTTATGTGAAATATCTCTTTTGAATTAGATTTGTTGAAATGTGAAAGTGTAAATTGATAGCTTGTTGAGACTGATGTTGATTAATTGTTCCCAGGGCACCCTTGTAAATGAGATTATGGTCTCGATGGGTTTCCCCTGGAAAAAAAAGAAACTGACATTGATCTGAAAGAGAAATGACAAGCTTTGATGAATGCTTTTTAGATCTACGACTCTGGCTTGGTTTCCTGGAACGACACTTGACATACAGTTCACCTCTTCACCTCGGTAATcttgttttattttcttcaacaGAAAAAGGCGGTGATTGACTTCAAGTCCAACGGCCACATCTTTGACAACCGCATCGTTCTGAATGGCATCGACCTCAAGGCCTTCCTGGACAGCCTGCCTGACGTTAAGGTGGTCAAGGTGAGTCAGTGAAATGGTGAATAGCCCTAACCCTTCCTGGACAGCCTGCCTGAGGTCAAGGTGAGACATGGGGAATATTCGGTGACCATATTTCCATTTGACTAGGACCATCAACTATTGGAAAGGTACCCCCATTGTCTattccttttatttttttatttattggaATTTTTTAAACTCCTTTATCCTCCTGAAAATAAGATGCAAATGCTTTGTAAATCACTCCTTCCTTCCCTttttgtctccttctctccagaTGAAGTGTGCCAGTGGGGACAGTGGAGTAGCAGAAACCAACGGGGCTCTGTCCATGCCCGTCATCCCCATGAACACAGCAGCTGAGGCCATCATCAACATGATCAACCAGGGACAGATTCAGGTCACCATCAACGGGTTCACCGTCAGCAATGGACTGGCCACCACACAGGTACTGGAGGGGGACACACTGAGGAAATGGATAAGAATGAATACCAGGTTGTTATTTTGCTGGTTGAATGAAGCAGGGAGGTACCTGTATGGTTGACCTTTGATCCCAGCCATGTGACATAATGAAGCAGGGAGGTACCTGTATGGTTGACCTTTGATCCCAGCCATGTGACATAATGAAGCAGGGAGGTACCTGTATGGCTGACCTTTGATCCCAGCCATGTGACATGAATGCCTACAGTCTATAGTGTTCCATCTCCATGTTTACTGTGTTTTCAGATACTTCCAGTGGAGGAGGTTGTAGTGTCAGGGGTTGTAACCCTCCAGGTATGGGGCACACAGACTGGCTAGTACTGGAGAAACACATTGGGTCACTTGCATGTCTACTTTTGGGATTTGACACCTGGGAAAATGGTTCCAGTACTGTAGTCTGTTTTCTCAGCTCTGAGACAGAACAAGGGTGTAAGGGAAACGTTTTCACTATGAACtggcctctcctctgtccccccctctctctcctcctttctctctctctctggtcataaTAAATCTCTCCATCATAACCACCACCCTGTCCTCCCATCTCAGATCAACAACAAGGCAGCTACAGGAGAGGAGGTTCCTCGTACCATCGTCGTGACAACCCGCTCCCAGTACGGCCTGCCTGAAGACTCCATAGTCTACTGCAACTTCAACCAGCTCTACAAGATTGACCCCCCCACCCTGCAGATGTGGGCCAATGTAAGCCTCAAGCTAGAAAACACTTTCTCAATGCTCCATGATCCTGTTGTCTGAGAAGATGTGTATGTTTCTTCAGGAATTCCTCTCTTCCCTGACTCTCAgggtgaaatggcaccctagtccctatgtgaTAGTGCACTAGCTTTTGACCAGGCCctatgctctggtcaaaagtagtgcactatatagggaatatgggccTTGGTCAACAGTAGTGCTGTTTCAGACACACAAGCACCTCTTACCTTACGGATCTCCTCTCCTGTAGATCCTGAAGCGTGTTCCCAACAGTGTTCTGTGGTTGCTGCGTTTCCCTGCGGTGGGCGAGCCCAACATCcagcagtacgcccagaacttcGGCCTGCCCGCCTCACGCATCATCTTCTCTCCCGTGGCGCCCAAGGAGGAGCACGTGAGACGGGGCCAGCTGGCCGACGTGTGTCTGGACACGCCACTCTGTAACGGACACACCACTGGCATGGACGTCCTCTGGGCCGGGACACCCATGGTTACCATGCCAGGTGAGACCGAGACCTTTCCTCCTaaagtgtgcactcgttcactatTCTCCACAAATCAAAGAAGTGTTGGATTGGTGTTGACGTGGGCTAGAGGAATTTCTATATCCCAGTCATTTCCTTTCGAACCTGGGAAGGGAACAAATGCACACTACGGAGAAAGGCGAGATAATTGGGATGCACTGTTCTGTAGTAAGTGGCGTGTGAACGACAGGTCGGTCTTTAAATGTCATGTGTGCCCGTACAGGTGAGACCCTGGCGTCACGCGTGGCAGCCTCTCAGCTGCAGTGTCTGGGCTGTCCTGAGCTCATCGCCCACACCAGACAGGAGTATGAGGACGTGGCCGTCAAACTGGGCTCTGACATGGAA from Coregonus clupeaformis isolate EN_2021a chromosome 3, ASM2061545v1, whole genome shotgun sequence harbors:
- the LOC121539739 gene encoding UDP-N-acetylglucosamine--peptide N-acetylglucosaminyltransferase 110 kDa subunit isoform X7; translation: MACYLKAIETQPNFAVAWSNLGCVFNAQGEIWLAIHHFEKAVTLDPNFLDAYINLGNVLKEARIFDRAVAGYLRALSLSPNHAVVHGNLACVYYEQGLIDLAIDTYRRAIELQPHFPDAYCNLANALKEKGNVRKNTVSEAEECYNTALRLCPTHADSLNNLANIKREQGNIEDAVQLYRKALEVFPEFAAAHSNLASVLQQQGKLQEALMHYKEAIRISPTFADAYSNMGNTLKEMQDVQGALQCYTRAIQINPAFADAHSNLASIHKDSGNIPEAIASYRTALKLKPDFPDAYCNLAHCLQIVCDWTDYDERMKKLVSIVADQLDKNRLPSVHPHHSMLYPLSHGFRKAIAERHGNLCLDKVQALIKINALHKPAFEYPKDLKASAGRLRVGYVSSDFGNHPTSHLMQSIPGMHNSEQFEVFCYALSPDDNTNFRVKVVAEAHHFTDLSQLPCNGKAADRIHQDGLHILVNMNGYTKGARNELFALRPAPIQCMWLGYPGTSGAPFMDYIVSDKETSPIEVAEQYSEKLAYMPHTFFIGDHANMFPHLKKKAVIDFKSNGHIFDNRIVLNGIDLKAFLDSLPDVKVVKMKCASGDSGVAETNGALSMPVIPMNTAAEAIINMINQGQIQVTINGFTVSNGLATTQINNKAATGEEVPRTIVVTTRSQYGLPEDSIVYCNFNQLYKIDPPTLQMWANILKRVPNSVLWLLRFPAVGEPNIQQYAQNFGLPASRIIFSPVAPKEEHVRRGQLADVCLDTPLCNGHTTGMDVLWAGTPMVTMPGETLASRVAASQLQCLGCPELIAHTRQEYEDVAVKLGSDMEYLKMTRSRVWKQRICSPLFNTKQYTMDLEKLYLQMWERHASGGKPDHLVNLQPIESSESA